From Gemmatimonadota bacterium, a single genomic window includes:
- a CDS encoding MFS transporter, with the protein MSSSLFLVLLSSSSYVASLPFIREEWGLNNTQSGVVFSAYLAGYAASSLLIIPFTDRFRPYVIMLAGIALTAISAVLFPLLAEGLWTASALRFLYGVGHVCVYITGIRLASLRFSERGRGLAVGVFVSSGYAGTTVSYVLMGILLDLFESWEPAYLATTLPGLAGVAVTLLLAFEKRTVTPRSERITPMAGWLSLAPLRDRRLMLVIMAYALHTAELFVARLWLPLLLVATLMAGGFDSDLAASRAATLAGFMFMTGIFSVLLGGWMSDRFGRIRTATLIFAASGICSFLAGWLVGLPIAWLVALGFLYGIFTAADSAIYSTAVTELAPKNLVGSAQAVQSFIGFVVGTGAPVIAGSILDLSGAQSAWIRVFSFNGVLAVVGILCLVWLRRVPISSETSQITAQHAG; encoded by the coding sequence ATGAGTTCGTCGCTGTTCCTCGTGCTGCTGTCTTCCTCGAGTTACGTTGCGTCCCTTCCCTTCATTCGCGAGGAATGGGGACTGAACAATACGCAGTCGGGCGTGGTCTTTTCGGCCTATCTGGCCGGCTACGCGGCTTCCTCCCTGCTGATCATACCCTTTACCGACCGGTTCAGGCCGTATGTGATCATGCTCGCGGGCATAGCCCTGACGGCCATCAGCGCCGTGCTGTTCCCCCTGTTGGCGGAAGGATTATGGACCGCGAGCGCGCTGCGGTTCCTCTACGGAGTAGGGCATGTATGCGTGTACATCACGGGTATCCGGCTCGCTTCGCTCAGATTCTCCGAAAGGGGACGCGGCCTGGCCGTAGGGGTCTTCGTGAGTTCCGGATACGCGGGTACGACGGTTTCGTACGTGCTCATGGGCATTTTGCTGGATCTGTTCGAAAGCTGGGAACCGGCCTACCTTGCCACGACATTGCCCGGCCTCGCCGGCGTCGCGGTCACGTTGCTGCTGGCCTTTGAAAAAAGAACTGTTACGCCCCGGAGTGAACGAATCACGCCAATGGCCGGATGGCTGTCCCTGGCGCCGCTTCGAGACCGGCGGTTGATGCTGGTGATCATGGCCTATGCGCTACACACGGCCGAGCTCTTCGTGGCACGCCTTTGGCTGCCGCTGCTTCTCGTAGCCACGCTTATGGCGGGGGGTTTTGACTCGGACCTGGCCGCTTCGCGCGCCGCCACGCTGGCCGGCTTCATGTTCATGACCGGCATCTTCAGCGTGCTTCTGGGCGGATGGATGTCGGACCGGTTCGGGAGAATCAGGACGGCGACTTTGATCTTCGCGGCAAGCGGGATCTGTTCGTTTCTCGCCGGTTGGCTGGTCGGACTGCCAATCGCCTGGCTCGTAGCGCTGGGTTTCCTGTACGGGATTTTTACGGCTGCCGATTCCGCTATTTACTCGACGGCCGTCACCGAACTCGCCCCGAAAAACCTGGTCGGCTCCGCACAGGCCGTGCAGTCCTTCATCGGATTTGTCGTGGGAACCGGCGCGCCCGTAATCGCGGGGTCGATACTGGACCTTTCCGGCGCGCAGTCGGCCTGGATCCGGGTATTCAGTTTCAATGGCGTACTGGCCGTGGTGGGCATCCTGTGCCTTGTTTGGCTTCGGCGGGTGCCGATCTCGAGCGAAACTTCCCAGATCACCGCGCAGCACGCAGGTTGA
- a CDS encoding Gfo/Idh/MocA family oxidoreductase, whose translation MGLQVGFVGTGAFAQSFIPLFKAHPLVERVVLCDLDAEKLVRSAARFEIRDTSPSLDHLCGTAVDAVCLFTQNWLHGPQAVQALEAGKHVYSAVPPGISVAEIENLVATAHTSDAVYMLGETSYYYPGVLYCRDQFARGAFGRIVYGQAEYYHDWDHGLYDVARWRGGDHWRKTAGIPPMYYPTHSTSQIISVTGARMTRVSCQGFRDRHEDGIYAANDWDNPFSNQSALYSMSDGSVCRINEFRRVGHSGCVRMSLQGTEGGFEESASGAAWLRKDGELVERLGDLLACTGQPASAQGSDPMSKVTASDGTHLGVSEVHPVDRLPAAFAGLPNGHAGSHQFLVDDFVNACVNRALPPNNAWDAARYMLPGLVAHESSLRGGELLPVPDLGDPPGRN comes from the coding sequence ATGGGCCTCCAGGTCGGTTTCGTTGGCACAGGTGCTTTCGCACAGTCATTCATCCCCCTGTTCAAGGCGCACCCGCTTGTGGAGCGGGTCGTGCTGTGCGATCTGGACGCCGAAAAACTGGTCCGTTCGGCCGCCCGTTTCGAGATCAGGGACACCAGCCCCTCCCTCGATCACCTCTGCGGAACCGCCGTGGACGCCGTGTGCCTCTTTACCCAGAACTGGCTTCACGGTCCCCAGGCCGTCCAGGCCCTGGAAGCCGGAAAACACGTGTACTCGGCCGTGCCGCCGGGGATCAGCGTGGCCGAAATCGAAAACCTGGTGGCCACGGCCCATACCTCGGACGCCGTCTACATGCTCGGCGAGACCAGCTACTATTATCCGGGGGTACTGTATTGCCGGGATCAGTTCGCGCGGGGCGCCTTTGGCCGGATCGTATACGGCCAGGCGGAGTACTACCACGACTGGGATCACGGCCTCTACGACGTGGCGCGCTGGCGCGGCGGCGATCACTGGCGGAAGACGGCCGGCATTCCCCCCATGTACTATCCGACGCATTCGACGAGCCAGATCATTTCCGTAACCGGCGCGCGCATGACCCGGGTATCCTGCCAGGGATTTCGTGACCGGCACGAGGACGGTATCTACGCGGCCAATGACTGGGACAATCCCTTCAGCAACCAGAGCGCGCTGTACAGCATGTCCGACGGGAGTGTCTGCCGCATCAACGAGTTCCGCCGCGTGGGCCACTCGGGCTGCGTGCGCATGAGCCTCCAGGGCACCGAGGGCGGTTTCGAAGAATCTGCAAGCGGAGCGGCCTGGCTTCGCAAGGACGGGGAACTGGTAGAGCGCCTCGGTGACCTGCTCGCCTGCACCGGCCAGCCTGCGTCCGCGCAGGGAAGTGATCCGATGAGTAAGGTGACCGCATCCGACGGCACCCATCTCGGCGTCTCCGAGGTGCACCCGGTTGATCGGCTGCCGGCCGCTTTCGCCGGATTGCCCAACGGCCACGCAGGCAGCCACCAGTTCCTGGTCGACGATTTCGTGAACGCCTGTGTCAATAGGGCACTGCCCCCCAACAACGCGTGGGACGCTGCCCGGTACATGCTTCCCGGTCTCGTGGCGCACGAATCCTCGCTAAGAGGCGGAGAACTGCTCCCCGTACCGGATCTCGGTGATCCGCCTGGCCGGAACTGA